The Stenotrophomonas maltophilia sequence ACAGCACCGTACTCGGCCATCATCGTTTCGCGGTGGTCGGCGAGAAGTACGTGCGCGCGCTGGTGGTGGCGGCCGAAGCAACCCCGGTGGTCCTGCCCAGCCTGCAGCCGCCGTTGCCGGCTGCGGAGTGGTTGCGCGGGCTCGATGGCCTGCTGCTGACCGGTGCGGTCAGCAACATCGAACCGCAGCACTACGAAGGTGGCCGCAGCTGGCCGGGGAACCCGCATGATCCGGCCCGTGATGCCAGCGCCTTCGCACTGCTGCACGAGGCGCTGGCGTTGGACCTGCCGGTGCTGGCGATCTGCCGCGGCTTCCAGGAGCTGAACGTTGCGCTGGGTGGCACGCTGCATCCGCAGGTTCACGCGGTGCCGGGTCTGTCGGATCATCGTGAAGACCCACAGGCGCCGGTTGAGGTGCAGTATGGGCCGGCCCATGCGGTCGCGCTGGCGGCGGATGGCTGGCTGGCGCAGTGGCAGGGTGGTGATCGCGCACAGGTCAATTCGGTTCACGGGCAGGGCATCGATCGACTGGCACACGGGCTGCAGGTCGAGGCTGTGGCCGATGATGGACTGGTCGAGGCGGCGCGCAGCACACGCCATCGTTTCGTGCTCGGCGTACAGTGGCACCCGGAGTGGCGTGTCATGGATTCGCCGTTCTATCACGCTATTTTCCGTGCGTTCGGCCAAGCTTGCCGGCAGCACCAACAGAACCGACTGGATTCCCGATGAGTTCCCGAACGCGCCCGCGCAAGACGGCTACGCCCCCCGCACCGCAGGAAAGCAGCTTGCTGCGCTGGCTGAAGGAGCGACGCATCACCGAGGTCGAATGCCTGGTGCCGGACATCACCGGCAACGCGCGCGGCAAGATCATTCCCGCCGACAAGTTCTCGCACGACTATGGTACGCGGCTGCCCGAAGGCATCTTCGCCACCACCGTCACCGGCGAGTTCCCTGATGACTACTACGAG is a genomic window containing:
- a CDS encoding gamma-glutamyl-gamma-aminobutyrate hydrolase family protein yields the protein MRRLPWVGLPTDSTVLGHHRFAVVGEKYVRALVVAAEATPVVLPSLQPPLPAAEWLRGLDGLLLTGAVSNIEPQHYEGGRSWPGNPHDPARDASAFALLHEALALDLPVLAICRGFQELNVALGGTLHPQVHAVPGLSDHREDPQAPVEVQYGPAHAVALAADGWLAQWQGGDRAQVNSVHGQGIDRLAHGLQVEAVADDGLVEAARSTRHRFVLGVQWHPEWRVMDSPFYHAIFRAFGQACRQHQQNRLDSR